The genomic DNA TTTCCAGCTCGGCCTCCGAGGCGTCCGGCTTGGCGAAGCGCAGGTTCTCGGCGACGGAGGCGTGGAAGAGGTACGTCTCCTGCGAGACGACGCCGACCGCGCGGGCGAGGGTGTCGAAGTCGAGGTCGCGCACGTCGACCCCGTCGAGGGTGACCCGGCCGTCCGTCACGTCGTACAGCCGCGGCACCAGGTGGCCGAGCGTGGACTTTCCGGCGCCGGTGGGACCGACGACGGCGAGGCTGCTGCCGGCGGGAACGGTGACGTCGATGCCGTCGAGAACCGGTCCGCCCTTGCCCCCGTAGCCGAACCCGACGTTCTCGAAGCGGACCTCGCCCTTGATGTGGTCGAGGTGGACGGCGTCCTTTCGCTCGGTGATGTCGATCGGCAGGTCGAGGTACTCGAAGATGCGCTGGAAGAGCGCGAGCGAGGTCTGGATCTGCACGCCGGTCTGCAGCAGGCTCACGGTCGGGCGGAACAGCCCCTGCTGGAGCGAGACGAAGGCGACGATCGTACCGAGGGAGACATCGGGGCCGCCGAGTTGCAGGGCGATGCCCGCGGTCCAGTAGATGACGGCCGGCATGGCGGCCATGACGATCGTGATGACGGCCATCCGCCAGCGGCCCGCCATGTTCGACCTCACCTCCAGGTCGACCAGGCTCTCGGACTCGTCCGCGAAGGCGCGGGTGAGCGAGTCGGAGCGGCCCATGGTGCGGCCGAGCAGGATGCCGCTCACGGAGAGCGACTCGGTGACCGTGGCGGCCATCGCGGCCATCTGCTTCTGGCGCCGGGTGGTGATCTTCCTGCGTTCCCTGCCGACACGACGGCTGATCCACACGAACACCGGGAGCAGGAGCAGCGAGACGACGGTGAGACGCCAGTCGAGGACGACCATGGCGACGATCGTGGCGACCACGCTGGTCAGATTCGACACCAGTGAGGTCGCCGTGGAGGTGACGGTGGCCTGCATGCCGCCGATGTCGTTGGCGATGCGGGACTGGACCTCGCCGGTGCGGGTGCGGGTGAAGAAGGCGAGGGACATCTGCTGGAGCCGGCCATAGACGGCGGTGCGCAGGTCGTGCATGACGCGCTGGCCCACGGTCGTGGAGATCAGGGTCTGCAGCACGCCGAAGACGCTGGTGAGGACGGCGCCGAAGATCATGCCGAGGGCGAGCAGGCTCAGCAGGCCCGTGCGCCCCTCGGGGATCGCGACATCGAGGATCTCCTTGAGCAGGAAGGGCGTGGCGACCGACACCAGGGACGCGGCACCGACCAGCAGGCCGACGACCGCGAGGCGACCGCGGTAGGGGCGGAACAGCTTGAGGATGCGGCGCACCTGCCGGGGCTGTTCCACGGCGTCGGCGGGTGCGGTCCAGGCGGATTCGCGATCGGGGTGCATGGGCTCCTTCGGCGGCGGCGAGGGGAGGCCCGCGAAGCTCCGGGACGGCAGGCCCTCGGGGACCGGCCACAGGCGTTCGCGGACCTTACGGATCATAGGTCATTGTTACCTATACTCACAATGAACATCATCCTGATATTGTTCCCGTATGACCGCCCCCGATCCCGACGGCCTGCTCGCCGAACAGCTGCTGCGCCTCACCCGCCGGGTGCACCGCATCCAGAAGCGCCATCTCGAGCACCGCGACCTCGGCATCACCCCGGCCCAGTCCAGGCTCCTGCGCACGCTGGCGCACTGGGGCTCGCCTCCCCGGATGGCCGACGTCGCCGAGCGGCTGGAAGTCGTGCCCCGGGCGGTGACGACCCTGGTCGACGGGCTGGAGGCGGCTGGAAAGGTGCGCCGCGTCCCGGACCCCGCCAACCGCCGGGTGATCCGGATCGAGCTGACCGACGACGGTCGCGCGGCCCTGCGGGAACTGCGCGGTGCGCGCCGGTCGGCCGCCGAGGAGATCCTCGCGCCGCTGACGGACGAGCAGCGCACCGTGCTGGGCGGACTGCTGGACACCCTGATCGACGGGCCCGACACCGGCGAGGACCGCCGCACGGCGTGATCCCGGACGCCATGGGTGGTCAGGCCTTCAGGTGCTCCCTGTCCCCCATCACCACCACGGGGTGGCGGTCCGGGTCCAGTGTGCGCAGCAGGTACTCCATCGCCGGCTTGGGCAGGCTGACGCAGGCCGACGTACCGCTGCCGTGGTCCATGTGCAGCCAGATCGAACCGCCCTTGGACGTGCCTTCGGGGCGGGTCGGGTCGTTTGGCGAGGTACCCCGGACGCGGTTGTAGTCGATGGCGATGACGTAGTCGAAGTCGTGCCAGTAGGGCTTCGCCCACCACCGCGGTGCCGCGAAGCTCTCCGACCTGCTGTACGGCAGCCCCGTGCCGAGGGCCGGATCCGGGTCCGGGAGCACGCCGCCCGCGTCGCTGAGGGTGAACACGCCGACGGGGCTGCGCTTGTCGTTCTCGTGGTGGTCGGTCGTCCACCCCTTCGTGCCGTTGTGCGCCGCCCAACTCCGGGCGCGGTGCCAGGCGGAGCCCTGTTTGGTGTAGAGCACGACCGTGGAGTCGGCGGAATCCCTGCCGTCCCCGTACACCGCGACGACCTGGCGCGCATCGCCGGGGATGCGGTCCTGGAACCGGTCGCCGACGCCGGGGATCCTCGTCGGGTCGGCCGCGGCGCTGCTCCGGCCCGCCCCACCGGGGGTTCTGCCCGCCCGGGAGTCCCCGCCGTCCCCCGACGGGCCGCCACAGGCGGACAGCGCCGTCACCGCCAGCAGGGTTCCAAGGGCCGCCATCGCGACCGCCGTACGCCGTCCACCACCACGTGCCATCCGTCCATGCTCCCACTCCCTTCGGACATGCCGTCAGGACGGCCGCGAAGGAGCGCACGGGCGGCCATGGCGGGTGATGTGGAGACCGTGTGTCGGACCGCAGCCGGATTCGTACCCCCTCGCGGAAAACCGCTTGATTTTGGGCACGTCGCGACGCGAACCTTTCACGGTTTGCAGCCTCTTGATGCCGTATATCAACGGCACCCCCTGACACGAGCCACTGGGACGTCATGCAGATCCAAGACCTTCCGTATCCCGACCCGGGTGTGCCGGACGCACGCTCGGGCCCCCGATTCCTGTGGTGGCTGTTCCGCAACCAGCTCGGTGGGCAACTCAAGTCACTGGCCTGGGGCCTGCTGCACTTCGCCTCCGTCTCCGCCCTGCCCTTCTGCGTCGGTCTCGCCATCCAGGCGGTCGTCGACCGCTCCGGCAGCCGGCTCGCCCTCGCGGGCGGCGTCATGGTCCTGTGCTGTGTCGGCAACGCGCTCGGCGACACCTTCCTGCACCGCGCCGCCGTCACCAACTGGATCACCGCCGCGGCCCGCGTCCAGCAACTGCTGGCGCGCAGGACGGCGCTGCTGGGCTCGGCGCTGACCCGGCGCGTCGCGGCCGGTGAGGTCGTGGCCGTGTCCACCGGCGACGTCGAGAAGATCGGCTGGTTCGTGGAGGCCGTCTCCCGCTTCACCGCGGCCGCGCTCACCATCGTGCTGGTCTGTGTCGCGCTGGTCGTCTACCAGCCGGCGCTCGGCATCGTCGTGATCGTGGGTCTACCGGTGCTGGCCCTCGCGGTGCTGCCCCTGCTGCCCCGCGCCACCCGGCGCGCCGACGTCCAGCGCGACAAGGCCGGCCGCGCCACCGAACTCGCCTCGGACACCGTCGCCGGACTGCGCGTACTGCGCGGCATCGGCGGCGAGGAACTCTTCCTCGACCGCTACCGCGACGCCTCCCAGCAGGTGCGCCACGCTGCCGTGCGCAGCGCCCGCATGTGGTCCTTGATCTCCGCCATCCAGGTGCTGCTGCCCGGACTGCTGCTGATCGCCGTGGTCTGGCACGGCGTCCACCTGGCCCGCCAGGGCCGCATCGACGTCGGCGAACTCGTCACCGTCTACAGCTCCGTCATGATCCTCACCTACCCGCTGCGGCACTTCGAGGAGATCGCCATGGCGTACTCCTTCTCCCGGCCCTCGGCCAAACGGGCGGCACGGGTGCTGTCCCTGGAACGCACCACGGACACCGCGGGTTCGCGCGCGGCCGAGATCCCCACCGGCGACCTGTACGACCCCGACACCGGTCTGCTGGCTCCGGCGGGCCGGTTCACCGCGGTGGTGTGCGGCGACCCGGACGCGGCCGGGCGGCTGGCGGAGCGCCTCGGCGGGCATCCCTCGGAGGCGGGCACGTCGGCCCTGCTGGGCGGGGTGCCGCTGGACGAGCTTCCCCTGAAGTCCGCGCGCACCGCCGTCCTGGTGCAGGACAAGGACCCCGTCCTGCTCTCCGGAACGCTCCGGGAGCTGCTCGACGTGCCCGCGTCCGGCGCCGTCGACTCCGAGGACGCGCTGGCCGCCGCCCAGTGCGGTGACGTACTGACGGCGCTCGCGCAGGGCTCACTCGGCGCCGACGACCCGATGGACGCCCGCATCACCGAACGCGGCCGGTCGTTGTCGGGCGGCCAGCGCCAGCGACTGGCACTGGCCCGGTCCCTGATCACGGATCCGGAGGCGCTGGTCCTGGACGAACCGACCTCGGCCGTCGACTCGCACACCGAGGCGCGGATCGCGGAAGGCGTACGGGCGCTGCGCGCGGGGCGCACCACGGTGGTCCTCACCTCCTCGCCGCTGCTGCTGGACCGTGCGGACCGGATCGTGTTCCTGCACGAGGGCGCGGTCGCGGCGGTCGGCGCCCACCGGGAGCTGCTGCACACCGAGCCCCGGTACCGGGCGGTGGTGACCCGCGAGACCGACGAGGAGACCGCGGCGCACCCGGACGCCGTACCGGCCGGCGGGAAACCGGCGAAGCCCCCGGCCGACGACGGCCGCGCCGAGGACCGGGACGGCTCCCTGAGCGACGACGACGTACTGCACCGACTGGAAGAGATCGAGGAGACGGCATGATCGGCGTCGCGCCACCGTCCTACGACCCGGCGGCTCCCACGACGGCCAGCACCCTGCCCGTCGGCGCGCGCCCCACCGTGCGCGCGTACGTGGGGGAACTGCTGCGCCGGCACCGCCGCGCCTTCCTCTTCCTCGTCACCGTCAACACCGTCGCCGTGATCGCCTCGATGGCGGGCCCCTACCTGCTGGGCGGGCTCGTGGAGCGGGTCTCGGACGACGCGCGCGAGCTGCGGCTCGGCCTCACGGCCACGCTCTTCGTGCTCGCCCTCGTCGTGCAGGCCGTGTTCGTGCGCGAGGTACGGCTTCGGGGGGCCATGCTCGGCGAGCGGATGCTGGCCGATCTGCGCGAGGACTTCCTCGTACGATCGGTGGGACTGCCGCCCGGCGTACTGGAACGGGCAGGCACGGGCGACCTGCTCTCCCGGATCACCACGGACATCGACCGGCTCGCCAACGCGATGCGCGAGGCCGTGCCCCAGCTCGCGATCGGCGCCGTGTGGGTGGTGCTGCTGCTCGGTGGCCTGGTGGTGACGGCGCCGCCACTGGCGCCCGTGGTACTGATCGCGGTGCCGCTGCTGGTGATCGGCTGCCGCTGGTACTTCCGCAGGGCGCCCGCCGCCTACCGCTCGGAGGCCGCCGGGTACGCCGCGGTGGCCGCCGCGCTCGCCGAGACGGTGGACGCCGGGCGCACCGTGGAGTCCCACCGCCTGGACGCCCGTCGCATCGAGCTGTCCGAGCGCCGGATCAGGGAATGGACGGCCTGGGAGCGCTACACCCTCTGGCTGCGGTCGGTGCTCTTCCCCGTCATCAACGTCACCCACGTGACCGTACTCGCCTCCGTCCTGCTCATCGGTGGTGTCTTCGTCCTCCAGGGCTGGATCGGGGTCGGTCAGCTGACCACGGCCGCCCTGATCGCGCAGATGCTCGTCGACCCGGTCGGCATCATCCTGCGCTGGTACGACGAGCTGCAGGTGGCCCAGGTGTCCCTGGCCCGCCTGGTGGGCGTGCGGGACATCGAGCCGGCCGCCGGTGACGCCACGCTGGCCCCCGACGGCCGGCACGTGCACGCCGACCGCGTGCACTTCGGCTACCTCGAGGGGGTGGACGTCCTGCGCAAGGTGTCGTTGGAGGTCGCCCCGGGCACCAGGCTCGCCCTGGTCGGCCCCTCGGGCGCCGGCAAGTCCACCCTGGGCAGGCTGCTCGCGGGCATCTACGGTCCCAGGGAGGGCCGGATCACCCTGGGTGGGGCGGAACTCTCCCGGATGTCCGCGGAACGGGTCCGCTCGCACGTCGCCCTGGTGAACCAGGAGCACCACGTCTTCGTGGGCTCCCTGCGCGACAACCTCCGGCTCGCCAGGACCGGCGCCGCCGACGCCGAGCTGTGGGCGGCGCTGGGCGCGGTCGACGCGGACGACTGGTCCCGTGGGCTGGACGAGGGACTGGACACCGAGGTCGGCTCGGGCGGCTTCGCACTGACCCCGGCGCAGGCCCAGCAGATCGCGCTGGCCCGCCTGGTGCTGGCCGACCCGCACACCCTGGTGCTGGACGAGGCGACGTCCCTGCTCGACCCGCGGGCCGCACGCCATCTCGAACGGTCCCTGGCCCGGGTCCTGGACGGTCGCACGGTGATCGCGATCGCCCATCGCCTGCACACCGCCCACGACGCGGACGTCATCGCCGTGGTCGAGAACGGCCGGATCAGTGAGCTGGGCAGCCACGACGAACTCGTCACTGCGGACGGTGCCTACGCGGCACTGTGGCGGTCCTGGCACGGGTAGCCACGTGGCACCGTCCGTGGGCGGGAGGGTTCCGGGGCGGGCCGCGGGTCCCGGACCGCCCGACGAGGACCGGAGACGGCCGGACGCGGGGCCGGCATCGGCCCCGTCGGTGTGGGCCGGACGGGCCGGTACAGCGGGAGGGGCGCCCGGCCCGGCGGGTACCCCGACGGCGTCCGTGCCGTTGCGCGGTCCCGAACGGGAGTGGAAGGCTGGGAGAAGGCACCGGCTCGAGGCAGGCCCGGGAACCGCACGGTTCTCCGACGGGTGAGACCTGTGCCCCGTGCAGCGGCGGCCCGCCGCGGGCCACGGTGAGAAGGGGCCGGTCCCCACCCCCTGGAGGTATCCGTGAACAGCGTCGACGGATGGGGAGATGACGTCTACCAGCCCGACGGATCCGAGCAGAGGGAGGACACCGGCCTGCTCGACGGTGAGGACACCCTCGAGGAGGACGGTGTCGATGATCCCCTCGACCGGGGCTGGTCCCCGCCCGAGCGCCCCTGGGGGGTGGAACACACCGGCGTGACGGCCGCCGAACGCCGCCGCGGCGAAACACTGGACCAGCGGCTGGCCGAGGAGCGGCCGGACGAGCTCGCGCCCGACGGTGACGGGCTGGGCGATTCCGACGGCACCGACGGGGAACTGCTGGACAACGAGGTCGGCGCGGACCGCTCTGGCCGGCTCGTGGCACCCGACGAAGGGGCGCACGAGGACGAGGAGCCGACGCTGGTCGCCCTGGACGTGGGCATCGACGGCGCGGCCGCCTCCGCCGAAGAGGCCGCGATGCACGTGGTCGACGAGGATTCCCTGCCCGGCTGACGCCACTCGCGACGGCGGACACCTGCCGTCGCCCCGATGAACCGTGCCGTAGGAGGAGCAGCCATGCAGCAGGACAAGCATCCCGAATACCGGCCCGTCGTCTTCCGGGACCGCAGTGCCGGGTACGCCTTCCTGACCCGGTCCACCGCGACCAGCGACCAGACCATCGCGTGGGACGACGGCGAGACGTACCCGGTGGTGGACGTGGAGATCTCCTCGGAGAGCCACCCCTTCTACACCGGCAAGGCGCGAACGGTGGACTCGGAGGGGCGCGTCGCCCGCTTCGAGCGGCGCTACGGCACGGGCGAGGGGCGGGACGCCGGGGAAACCGGCTGACCCGGCCGGCCGCGGGCCGCTCAGATGAAGTTGAGCGCGGCCGCGCCGCCCACTCCCCCGAGCAGCATGAACACCGGCATCAGCACCTTGAGCTCCACCCAGCTGCCC from Streptomyces sp. CB09001 includes the following:
- a CDS encoding MarR family transcriptional regulator — encoded protein: MTAPDPDGLLAEQLLRLTRRVHRIQKRHLEHRDLGITPAQSRLLRTLAHWGSPPRMADVAERLEVVPRAVTTLVDGLEAAGKVRRVPDPANRRVIRIELTDDGRAALRELRGARRSAAEEILAPLTDEQRTVLGGLLDTLIDGPDTGEDRRTA
- a CDS encoding L,D-transpeptidase family protein, which translates into the protein MARGGGRRTAVAMAALGTLLAVTALSACGGPSGDGGDSRAGRTPGGAGRSSAAADPTRIPGVGDRFQDRIPGDARQVVAVYGDGRDSADSTVVLYTKQGSAWHRARSWAAHNGTKGWTTDHHENDKRSPVGVFTLSDAGGVLPDPDPALGTGLPYSRSESFAAPRWWAKPYWHDFDYVIAIDYNRVRGTSPNDPTRPEGTSKGGSIWLHMDHGSGTSACVSLPKPAMEYLLRTLDPDRHPVVVMGDREHLKA
- a CDS encoding type B 50S ribosomal protein L31; its protein translation is MQQDKHPEYRPVVFRDRSAGYAFLTRSTATSDQTIAWDDGETYPVVDVEISSESHPFYTGKARTVDSEGRVARFERRYGTGEGRDAGETG
- a CDS encoding ABC transporter ATP-binding protein produces the protein MHPDRESAWTAPADAVEQPRQVRRILKLFRPYRGRLAVVGLLVGAASLVSVATPFLLKEILDVAIPEGRTGLLSLLALGMIFGAVLTSVFGVLQTLISTTVGQRVMHDLRTAVYGRLQQMSLAFFTRTRTGEVQSRIANDIGGMQATVTSTATSLVSNLTSVVATIVAMVVLDWRLTVVSLLLLPVFVWISRRVGRERRKITTRRQKQMAAMAATVTESLSVSGILLGRTMGRSDSLTRAFADESESLVDLEVRSNMAGRWRMAVITIVMAAMPAVIYWTAGIALQLGGPDVSLGTIVAFVSLQQGLFRPTVSLLQTGVQIQTSLALFQRIFEYLDLPIDITERKDAVHLDHIKGEVRFENVGFGYGGKGGPVLDGIDVTVPAGSSLAVVGPTGAGKSTLGHLVPRLYDVTDGRVTLDGVDVRDLDFDTLARAVGVVSQETYLFHASVAENLRFAKPDASEAELETAARAAQIHDHIAALPDGYDTVVGERGHRFSGGEKQRLAIARTILRDPPVLVLDEATSALDTRTEAAVQGAIDALSANRTTITIAHRLSTVRDADRIVVLDSGRLAEQGTHEALLAQDGRYAALVRRDARLEPTR
- a CDS encoding ABC transporter ATP-binding protein — translated: MQIQDLPYPDPGVPDARSGPRFLWWLFRNQLGGQLKSLAWGLLHFASVSALPFCVGLAIQAVVDRSGSRLALAGGVMVLCCVGNALGDTFLHRAAVTNWITAAARVQQLLARRTALLGSALTRRVAAGEVVAVSTGDVEKIGWFVEAVSRFTAAALTIVLVCVALVVYQPALGIVVIVGLPVLALAVLPLLPRATRRADVQRDKAGRATELASDTVAGLRVLRGIGGEELFLDRYRDASQQVRHAAVRSARMWSLISAIQVLLPGLLLIAVVWHGVHLARQGRIDVGELVTVYSSVMILTYPLRHFEEIAMAYSFSRPSAKRAARVLSLERTTDTAGSRAAEIPTGDLYDPDTGLLAPAGRFTAVVCGDPDAAGRLAERLGGHPSEAGTSALLGGVPLDELPLKSARTAVLVQDKDPVLLSGTLRELLDVPASGAVDSEDALAAAQCGDVLTALAQGSLGADDPMDARITERGRSLSGGQRQRLALARSLITDPEALVLDEPTSAVDSHTEARIAEGVRALRAGRTTVVLTSSPLLLDRADRIVFLHEGAVAAVGAHRELLHTEPRYRAVVTRETDEETAAHPDAVPAGGKPAKPPADDGRAEDRDGSLSDDDVLHRLEEIEETA
- a CDS encoding DUF5709 domain-containing protein; its protein translation is MNSVDGWGDDVYQPDGSEQREDTGLLDGEDTLEEDGVDDPLDRGWSPPERPWGVEHTGVTAAERRRGETLDQRLAEERPDELAPDGDGLGDSDGTDGELLDNEVGADRSGRLVAPDEGAHEDEEPTLVALDVGIDGAAASAEEAAMHVVDEDSLPG
- a CDS encoding ABC transporter ATP-binding protein, which gives rise to MIGVAPPSYDPAAPTTASTLPVGARPTVRAYVGELLRRHRRAFLFLVTVNTVAVIASMAGPYLLGGLVERVSDDARELRLGLTATLFVLALVVQAVFVREVRLRGAMLGERMLADLREDFLVRSVGLPPGVLERAGTGDLLSRITTDIDRLANAMREAVPQLAIGAVWVVLLLGGLVVTAPPLAPVVLIAVPLLVIGCRWYFRRAPAAYRSEAAGYAAVAAALAETVDAGRTVESHRLDARRIELSERRIREWTAWERYTLWLRSVLFPVINVTHVTVLASVLLIGGVFVLQGWIGVGQLTTAALIAQMLVDPVGIILRWYDELQVAQVSLARLVGVRDIEPAAGDATLAPDGRHVHADRVHFGYLEGVDVLRKVSLEVAPGTRLALVGPSGAGKSTLGRLLAGIYGPREGRITLGGAELSRMSAERVRSHVALVNQEHHVFVGSLRDNLRLARTGAADAELWAALGAVDADDWSRGLDEGLDTEVGSGGFALTPAQAQQIALARLVLADPHTLVLDEATSLLDPRAARHLERSLARVLDGRTVIAIAHRLHTAHDADVIAVVENGRISELGSHDELVTADGAYAALWRSWHG